TATCCACCTCTTCCAGAGTGGCATGGAGACGTCCCTGCTGAATTACTCCAAGGACTTAGCTGCTCCTTCTGAGGTCAGACTCTGAGGACGATGTGGGACTTGATCCTAGTAAGAAAGGATTCTTGGTATTACCTAATTCAGATTACCCCAAACAAGACCTGGGGCCCATTCGTGACAAAGCATCACCAGTCCAGGAGTAAATCAGAAAACGATAAGGACAATGTAATGAGTTTTCCATTAGattaaatttacttaatttaaaagagtatccttttttccaaatgaactaattattattttgatttcttgaatatgtgtaagcacatttgactgtcctttattattggattaccgcattctgttgattcttattttgtagtttgcgttattcctttgataactatgtaagtttaaaaagctaaagatctaatctgctcttagaaacaataattagtacacatacgtaaactaaaaaaaagtacagtatattgtatatatgtatttacttgcactatggtgtgtgtgtgcggtcgaactgcaaaaaaaattcctagctatacattcttagaaaattctctgaatctgtttcttctACCGTAAAACAGGCTTATTAGTACCTAATTCATAGGGACTGCTGTgagaaataatgtatgtaaatatccttagcacaatgcctgacgTATAGCAAACATTCAATAATTGGTAACAATGATAATCAAAACGAATgattgtcaaattatttttttaataaataaattaaaaaatttaaatgtgcacATTTACCTGTCATTTATGATTGGATTATCACATTCTGTTGACTCTTATTTTacagttggctttattcctttgataactatgtaagtttaaaaagctaaagctctaatctgttcttagaaaccaTGATCAGTACataaatgtaaactaaaaaaatgtgcagtatactgtatatatgtatttacatgcaagataatgtatatgtgcaaactgtaataattctacctaataaaactaaaaaagaaaaaaataaactctataggggaaaaaaaaacagtgcccTTTTTCTAAACgcagaaatttttcttttcttatttggcAAAATACACCAactatcaaaattatttttgcagGGTCGGGGATTATACTGGGTCACAAAATCCCAAAGTCTCTGAACCCATTCCTtggacagaagaggaagctgCTATCCAGAGACGTGAAAGACCTGGCCCAGGTCAGAGGGCTACCCGTGACCAATTCAGAATCCTAGCCCCGGGGCTCTTCTCCCAGCTCGAATTTacctccaccacctccctcccctcaaacaCTGTCTCGGGTGTGCAGAAACATTCGTGCCTCCACTCTTAAACTGTTTTCTCGCTTTTCCAATATTCAAAATTCTCTGAACTCAGACACCAACTAAAGGCTTCCTCCCACACCCCACGTGTTACCTAAGCCGTGTCCCTCGGTGGTGAACATCCTTGGTGAGGCTGTAGTGATGACGTTCCACCGAGGTCGAGCAGCGGTGACCTTGGCTAAAGTCAGAAAACAACCTAAGGACGAGGTTTCTCTGAGAGCACAGAGCTTGTTTCAGGGCATCAAAGGGGCAGCAGACAAAGTATGAAGCACAGCAAATGGAGACAAACACTGGCCCAAATTCCAAACCTACCTGAACACCTTCGTTGAGCACGTATGACTCCAAAAATGTTTGACCACGTGTTTTAGTCATCCTTGTCACAGTCTAGTTGTCCATGATAGAACTTATAGCCACACTAAAtgcttttcataaaatatttcataaaatccTTCAAAATGGCCTACAGGGTAGGTACGGCCATATTTTAGAGAGGAGGAGGTCACAGAATTTAAATCACTTGCGCAAGATTACACCAAGCTGGTAAGAAGGGTTTCAGATTCAAACTTAGCTCCATCAGTCACTAAGTACGTGCTCTGTAAATCTTACAACACACAAGCACACGCGCCACCCACTCCCCGCACATTTATGGTCCAGGGCTTCTCCGTCCTGGCTGCACATGGGGAGAATCACTGGGGAGGGACTTTGCACAATTCCAGCGCTCAGGCTCTACCTCCAGAAACGCTGACTTCTCTGGTTTGCGGGTAGAGCCCAAGCAACTGTAGGAGTTAAAAGTTTCCTCAGTGATTCTACCGACCAACCAGGTACTCGAATCACTGATCTAGGCCTTTCTCCATTCTATAGATCCTACCTGTGATTTTCAAAACAGATGGAGGAAATTAGACATGGCTGGGCATTGCTGGTGGGGCCTGTTCAACATTCAGTCTTAGGGGCCCAACCCCAGGGTTGTAACTGGGGAGATAAGAGGTGAAACCAAGTAGTGTAGTTACGATGCTTCACAGGTGCATCTTATTGATAAGGAAGCTATGCAAAGGTCCACATACCTGGTCTGATGACCAACTCCAGGTTTGATTTTTGATCATTCAAGGGGCCTGGGAATTGGATCCGGCAGCAATAGGTCCCATGGTCGGCTAAAGTCACATTTTTTATGGTCAAGGTTACGTCTCCTTTGAGGAAATCTCTCTTTAGCAGGTATCTGCCGGATATCCGATATTTCACGTTCCTTCCATCAGTGTTGAGCACCATATTGTAACAACCAAACACCGGGCAGGGCCCCTTGCCCCAGCACACAGGCACGGAGTTCTCAGGGGTGGCTGGAGAGTAGACGCAGGGCAGATCAGCGTTCTGTCCCACCTCAGCCACATACACCCCTTCCGGAGACCCTGGATAAAGAGGGAAGCAGAGCAAGACGCAGGCACGA
This window of the Camelus dromedarius isolate mCamDro1 chromosome 3, mCamDro1.pat, whole genome shotgun sequence genome carries:
- the HAVCR2 gene encoding hepatitis A virus cellular receptor 2 isoform X1; translated protein: MLSHLSFDCVLFLLLQLTRSPEGVYVAEVGQNADLPCVYSPATPENSVPVCWGKGPCPVFGCYNMVLNTDGRNVKYRISGRYLLKRDFLKGDVTLTIKNVTLADHGTYCCRIQFPGPLNDQKSNLELVIRPAKVTAARPRWNVITTASPRMFTTEGHGLETQTLETLRDKNQTEIPTLASELQDVSATTRTSLYIGAGVSAGLALILVAGVFILKWYSDSKKKLQNSSLITLANRPPLGLTNTVAERMRSEENIYVIEENVYEMEDPYEYCCDASSGQQP